The Coffea arabica cultivar ET-39 chromosome 1e, Coffea Arabica ET-39 HiFi, whole genome shotgun sequence genome has a window encoding:
- the LOC113691956 gene encoding scopoletin 8-hydroxylase-like, producing the protein MAPSFDNSNSLFDFVVKKGNGVKGLVDSGIQKVPDRYVQPSFERIGKLVVGSYENSSPIDLSKLDGPDHDQVVEAIVRASETLGFFQVVNHGVPVDLLDSLKDAAHQFFAQPPESKAVFLKGISPSPLVKYGTSFAPDKEKALEWKDYVSMVYTNDSEALEHWPKDCKEMALDYMKSSIKMVRRLLEILFGYLGVEVDDSRVESLLGLKMVNMNFYPACPNPELTVGVGRHSDMGTFTVLLQDGIGGLHVKLENDTVEGQKEDWLEIPPCPGALVINVGDALQILSNGRYKSAEHRVRTTNKQSRVSIPIFTVPRPTEKIGPLPQLVERDGVAHYKEVIFEDYMNNFFGKAHQGKKSLDFAKIN; encoded by the exons ATGGCTCCAAGTTTTGATAATAGCAACTCATTGTTTGATTTTGTCGTAAAAAAGGGCAATGGGGTTAAAGGTCTGGTGGATTCAGGAATACAAAAGGTACCTGACAGATACGTCCAACCATCATTTGAGCGAATAGGAAAGCTTGTTGTAGGGTCCTATGAGAATTCTTCGCCTATCGATTTATCAAAGCTGGATGGTCCTGACCACGACCAAGTGGTGGAGGCCATTGTTAGAGCTTCTGAAACTCTTGGCTTCTTCCAAGTTGTTAACCATGGTGTGCCTGTGGATCTCTTGGACTCACTGAAAGATGCGGCACATCAGTTTTTTGCCCAACCTCCAGAGTCAAAGGCTGTTTTTTTGAAGGGAATTAGTCCCAGCCCTCTTGTGAAGTATGGAACCAGCTTTGCACCTGATAAAGAAAAGGCTTTGGAATGGAAAGATTATGTCAGCATGGTTTACACTAATGACTCAGAGGCTCTTGAGCATTGGCCTAaagattgcaa GGAAATGGCACTTGACTACATGAAATCCTCAATAAAGATGGTGAGAAGGCTACTGGAAATATTATTCGGATATCTTGGAGTGGAAGTGGATGATTCAAGAGTGGAATCACTCTTAGGCTTAAAGATGGTCAACATGAACTTTTACCCTGCATGCCCAAATCCAGAACTGACTGTTGGTGTGGGGCGCCATTCTGATATGGGTACTTTTACTGTGTTATTACAAGATGGTATTGGAGGCTTACATGTAAAACTAGAAAACGATACTGTTGAAGGTCAAAAAGAAGACTGGTTGGAGATTCCACCGTGCCCCGGTGCTTTAGTTATCAATGTTGGAGATGCATTACAG ATCCTAAGCAATGGAAGGTACAAAAGTGCTGAGCATAGAGTTCGTACCACAAACAAACAATCGAGAGTGTCCATACCAATTTTTACCGTTCCAAGACCGACGGAGAAAATTGGTCCACTGCCTCAACTGGTGGAACGTGATGGAGTGGCTCACTATAAAGAAGTAATATTTGAGGACTACATGAACAACTTTTTCGGAAAAGCGCATCAAGGAAAGAAATCACTTGATTTTGCCAAAATCAATTAA